From the genome of Fusobacterium varium, one region includes:
- a CDS encoding MORN repeat variant, translating into MEKTREVEFYQKQLIDGLAYVLGENDPFSGNFIYRYPNGEIKTIEPYINGLKEGTEIKFYENGQVKESIDFKAGHISGDSIQYYENGQMKEYMGFLNDRMAGEWVKYYEDGSVKTRGFFKNGKLNGNKMTYYPNGAIKELASFKNNLLHGKYETYFENGEIEVSENFCNGLLDGEAIYYYENGEVKIKEEYKLHVKNGKYVRYYENGIINAVGNFKEGQLNGDWSMFYENGKLLGTASFKEGEIKKDDDKK; encoded by the coding sequence ATGGAAAAAACTAGGGAAGTGGAATTTTACCAGAAACAATTAATAGATGGACTAGCTTATGTCTTAGGCGAAAATGATCCTTTCTCTGGAAATTTTATATACAGATATCCCAATGGTGAAATTAAAACAATAGAACCTTATATAAATGGGCTTAAAGAAGGAACTGAAATAAAATTTTACGAAAACGGTCAAGTAAAAGAATCTATTGATTTTAAAGCTGGGCATATTTCTGGTGATTCTATTCAATATTATGAAAATGGTCAAATGAAAGAATATATGGGATTTTTAAATGATAGAATGGCTGGAGAATGGGTTAAATATTATGAAGATGGTTCTGTAAAAACAAGAGGATTTTTTAAAAATGGTAAATTGAATGGAAATAAAATGACTTATTATCCCAATGGTGCAATAAAAGAATTAGCTTCATTTAAAAATAATCTCCTTCATGGAAAATATGAAACATATTTTGAAAATGGTGAAATAGAAGTAAGTGAAAATTTTTGTAATGGACTTCTTGATGGAGAAGCTATTTATTATTATGAAAACGGAGAAGTAAAAATAAAAGAAGAATACAAACTTCATGTAAAAAATGGGAAATATGTAAGATACTATGAAAATGGAATAATCAATGCTGTGGGAAATTTTAAAGAAGGACAGCTCAATGGTGACTGGAGTATGTTCTATGAAAATGGAAAACTTTTAGGTACTGCTTCTTTTAAAGAAGGCGAAATAAAAAAAGATGATGATAAAAAGTAA
- a CDS encoding type I secretion outer membrane protein, TolC family has product MKNLILVVYSILIAGCSTLNTSDKNTKLFDDLSLKEKESKEYIKQYNNTLTLEAALKISVDRNLDLKVKSIEEEIAKLDKRIAFGNFLPKISLGYSYTMLNSKVMGEALDTGIPALPGFPATLEGRLLDKSFSFFNVNAQIPIFVPSTWFLYSARQKGENISALTRDLTEKMIKLQTIGEYYYILALESEREYLSKELASAQELNKNAKVALETESILKWEYEGTEQMVKMKEHALKQNERDLQNAKISLMNNLDLYPFLDIHLEKPTPFIEDNISMEEAVYESLKNSDFIKIRDTATDMNGDAVKIAITNFLPRIVLTGGYINTSNEALADPDFFMGTLGGFFSIFNGFQNINEYKKARKNQEIAFIKKEQEIMKVIFETVNAYNVLESSKEERDIASKNYIVNKGRFEQKKAEKEVGAIDNWEYIKALADYEQALSIKEKAEYKYQISLSSLNMLMGKSIFTKGEKVYEK; this is encoded by the coding sequence TTGAAAAATTTAATCTTAGTAGTTTACTCTATTTTAATAGCAGGTTGTTCTACTCTTAATACCTCTGATAAAAATACTAAATTATTCGATGATCTTTCATTAAAAGAGAAAGAAAGCAAAGAATATATAAAACAATATAATAACACACTTACTTTAGAAGCAGCTTTAAAAATAAGTGTAGACAGAAACCTTGATTTAAAAGTAAAGAGTATTGAAGAGGAAATAGCAAAACTGGATAAAAGAATAGCTTTTGGTAATTTTCTTCCAAAAATTTCATTAGGGTATAGTTATACTATGCTGAACAGCAAAGTTATGGGTGAAGCTTTAGACACAGGAATTCCTGCTTTGCCTGGATTTCCAGCTACATTAGAAGGAAGGCTTCTTGATAAAAGTTTTTCTTTTTTCAATGTAAATGCACAAATACCTATTTTTGTCCCATCTACGTGGTTCTTATACAGTGCTAGACAAAAGGGAGAAAATATATCTGCACTTACTAGAGATCTTACAGAAAAAATGATTAAGCTCCAGACTATTGGTGAATATTACTATATTCTTGCTTTGGAATCTGAAAGAGAGTATTTGTCTAAAGAATTGGCTTCTGCTCAAGAATTAAATAAAAATGCAAAAGTTGCATTAGAAACCGAAAGCATTTTAAAGTGGGAGTATGAAGGAACAGAACAGATGGTAAAAATGAAAGAACATGCTTTGAAACAAAACGAGCGTGATCTTCAAAATGCTAAAATTTCTTTGATGAATAATCTTGATTTATATCCATTTTTAGATATTCACTTGGAAAAGCCAACTCCTTTCATTGAAGATAATATTTCTATGGAAGAGGCTGTTTATGAGTCATTAAAAAATAGTGACTTTATAAAAATAAGGGATACTGCTACTGATATGAATGGAGATGCTGTAAAAATAGCAATTACAAATTTTCTTCCAAGAATAGTTTTGACTGGTGGATATATAAATACAAGTAATGAAGCTCTTGCTGACCCTGATTTTTTTATGGGTACTCTTGGAGGATTTTTTTCTATATTTAATGGTTTTCAAAATATAAACGAATATAAAAAAGCCAGAAAAAATCAAGAAATTGCCTTCATCAAAAAAGAACAGGAAATAATGAAAGTTATTTTTGAAACGGTAAATGCATATAATGTTTTAGAAAGTTCTAAAGAAGAAAGAGATATAGCTTCAAAAAATTATATTGTAAATAAAGGAAGATTTGAACAGAAAAAAGCTGAAAAAGAAGTAGGAGCTATTGATAACTGGGAATATATAAAAGCTTTGGCTGACTATGAACAGGCTTTAAGTATAAAAGAAAAAGCTGAATATAAATATCAGATTTCTTTATCTTCTCTTAATATGCTTATGGGAAAATCTATATTTACAAAAGGAGAAAAGGTATATGAAAAATAG
- the bepF_1 gene encoding Efflux pump periplasmic linker BepF, which translates to MWKTERSGKNNSSCKSYRNKNSDSIEYFSFSGITTPSKETILSFKIAGPIESMNLTQGQTIKKDEILAKMDSRDYEINLEVYKKKYEASKASADNAVLQYNRAEKLYKADAMTKKNFDIITAQKKAAVSLLKEAQQGVENARNKLKDTELKAPYSGYISKKFVDAGTVVNAGTPIVSLSADVNPEVTISIASKDIDILKNAVSFIFVLNDNTEKKYELKLKEIGKNPEFSKLTYPATFELLDGKDINMGMSGKVIASVKRDDSSPIIIPASALFEDNGSKVYIYDNGVAKTREVKIGNLYPDGNIVILEGLNKNEKVITAGVNTIIDGEKVKLIPEESETNVGNVL; encoded by the coding sequence ATGTGGAAAACAGAAAGAAGTGGAAAAAATAATTCGTCCTGTAAAAGTTATAGAAATAAAAATTCTGATTCTATTGAATATTTTTCTTTTTCTGGAATAACTACACCAAGCAAAGAAACAATTTTATCTTTTAAGATAGCAGGACCAATAGAAAGTATGAATCTTACCCAGGGACAAACAATAAAAAAAGATGAAATATTAGCTAAAATGGACAGCAGAGATTATGAAATAAATCTGGAAGTTTATAAGAAAAAATATGAAGCTTCTAAAGCTTCTGCTGATAATGCAGTTCTTCAATATAACAGAGCTGAAAAACTTTACAAAGCTGATGCTATGACAAAAAAGAATTTTGATATAATAACAGCTCAAAAAAAAGCTGCTGTTTCTCTTTTAAAAGAAGCACAACAGGGAGTGGAAAATGCTCGAAACAAATTAAAAGATACTGAGCTTAAAGCTCCATATTCAGGATATATTTCTAAAAAATTTGTTGATGCAGGAACTGTTGTAAATGCTGGAACACCTATAGTTTCTCTTTCAGCAGATGTAAATCCAGAAGTAACAATCAGTATTGCCAGCAAAGATATTGATATTTTAAAAAATGCTGTATCATTTATTTTTGTTTTAAACGACAACACAGAAAAGAAATATGAGTTAAAGCTTAAAGAAATTGGAAAAAATCCTGAATTTTCAAAATTAACTTATCCAGCAACTTTTGAACTACTTGATGGAAAAGATATCAATATGGGAATGAGTGGAAAAGTTATAGCCTCTGTAAAAAGAGATGACTCATCACCAATTATTATTCCAGCCTCTGCTCTTTTTGAAGATAATGGAAGTAAAGTATATATCTATGATAATGGTGTTGCAAAAACAAGAGAAGTTAAAATTGGAAATCTTTACCCTGATGGAAATATAGTGATTTTAGAGGGGTTGAATAAAAATGAAAAAGTTATTACTGCTGGAGTTAATACTATCATAGATGGAGAAAAGGTAAAACTTATTCCTGAAGAAAGTGAAACTAATGTGGGAAATGTCTTATAA
- the czcA gene encoding Cation efflux system protein CzcA has product MNIIDYSIKNRTVTLFLTFVIIVGGIFSYMKLGKLEDPEFRVKEAIVVTLYPGADPHQVELQVTDEIESALQQIENVEYIESVSKAGYSEVKIKLNEALKAEVIDQYWDNVRKKINDAQKNLPSGVIPSIVLDDYGDVYGMFFAVTSEGYSKEELNRYVKYIKRELHSIPGVSKTTIYGKVDSAVEVVIDREKINALGINEKLILASFISQNLPAYSNSIEHGDMKIRVDINEAFNSLEDIENLVVFSKDNLRGGEETVLLKDIAVVKKSFSTPVKSKMRYNMKDAMGLMLSPEVGTNVIDTGKAIDKKLNEIKKNLPVGIEIEKVYYQPELVTNAIGQFVNNLVASVVVVVGVLLFTMGMRSGLIIGSGLILSILGTLIYMLAVKMDMQRVSLGSFIIAMGMLVDNAIVVVDGTLTSLEKGENRYDALTKPVKKTAVPLLGATAIAVIAFLPMYLMPTDAGEYISTLFWIMAVSLGLSWVLALTQIPVFCDIFLKLDKEKDKNGRKEKFYDLCHKFLEKVLTHKFLSLGIIIGAFLFSMLLFTRLPITFFPDSDKKGFVVNLWLPEGTSLEKTDKISQIVEKELLKDKDIINVTAAVGSSPSRYYVATIPELQNNSFSQLIISVNKLESVNRIGENIKKFVRENIPDTKIEVRKYVNGIPTKYPVEVRILGPDPYVLRELSKKS; this is encoded by the coding sequence ATGAATATAATCGATTACTCGATAAAAAATAGAACAGTTACACTTTTTCTGACATTTGTCATTATAGTAGGTGGAATTTTTTCTTATATGAAACTTGGAAAATTAGAAGATCCTGAATTCAGAGTAAAAGAAGCTATTGTAGTAACTTTATATCCAGGAGCTGATCCACACCAAGTTGAATTGCAGGTGACAGATGAAATAGAAAGTGCACTTCAACAAATTGAAAATGTAGAATATATTGAAAGTGTTTCTAAAGCTGGCTATTCAGAAGTTAAAATAAAATTAAATGAAGCATTAAAGGCAGAGGTAATAGACCAGTACTGGGATAATGTCAGAAAAAAAATAAATGATGCACAAAAAAATCTTCCTAGTGGTGTTATTCCTTCCATTGTCTTAGATGATTATGGAGATGTCTATGGAATGTTTTTTGCTGTTACAAGTGAAGGATATTCTAAAGAAGAATTAAATAGGTATGTAAAATATATAAAAAGAGAGCTTCATTCTATTCCAGGGGTATCAAAGACTACAATTTATGGAAAAGTTGATTCTGCTGTTGAAGTAGTTATTGATAGAGAAAAAATTAATGCTCTTGGAATAAATGAAAAGCTTATACTTGCTTCTTTTATTTCACAAAATCTTCCAGCTTACAGCAACTCAATAGAACATGGAGATATGAAAATAAGAGTAGATATCAATGAAGCTTTCAATAGTTTGGAAGATATAGAAAATCTAGTTGTTTTTTCTAAAGATAATTTAAGGGGTGGAGAAGAAACAGTTCTTTTAAAAGATATTGCTGTTGTAAAAAAATCTTTTTCAACTCCTGTAAAAAGTAAAATGAGATATAATATGAAAGATGCCATGGGACTTATGCTTTCACCAGAAGTCGGAACTAATGTCATAGATACTGGTAAAGCCATTGATAAAAAACTCAATGAAATAAAGAAAAATCTTCCTGTAGGTATAGAAATTGAAAAAGTATATTATCAGCCAGAACTTGTTACAAATGCTATTGGACAATTTGTCAACAATCTTGTTGCCTCAGTAGTAGTAGTTGTTGGAGTTTTATTATTTACAATGGGTATGAGAAGTGGACTTATAATAGGAAGTGGACTTATTCTTTCCATACTGGGAACTTTGATATATATGCTTGCTGTTAAAATGGATATGCAGAGAGTTTCTCTTGGTTCTTTTATCATTGCCATGGGAATGCTTGTTGATAATGCAATAGTCGTAGTTGATGGAACACTTACCAGTCTGGAAAAAGGTGAAAATAGATATGATGCATTGACTAAACCAGTTAAAAAAACTGCTGTTCCTCTGCTTGGAGCCACTGCTATTGCTGTAATAGCATTTCTTCCTATGTATTTGATGCCAACTGATGCAGGAGAATATATCTCTACTCTTTTCTGGATAATGGCTGTATCCTTAGGATTGAGCTGGGTATTGGCATTGACTCAAATACCTGTATTCTGTGATATCTTTTTAAAACTGGATAAAGAAAAAGATAAAAATGGAAGAAAAGAAAAATTTTATGATTTGTGTCATAAATTTTTAGAAAAAGTTTTAACTCATAAATTCCTTTCATTAGGAATAATTATTGGTGCATTTTTATTTTCTATGCTGCTTTTCACAAGACTGCCTATTACCTTTTTCCCTGATTCTGATAAAAAGGGATTTGTTGTAAATTTATGGCTGCCTGAAGGAACTTCACTTGAAAAAACAGATAAAATAAGCCAAATAGTAGAAAAAGAATTACTCAAAGATAAGGATATAATAAATGTAACAGCTGCTGTTGGTTCTTCTCCTTCCAGATACTATGTGGCAACTATTCCAGAGCTGCAAAATAATAGTTTTTCTCAGCTTATCATTTCAGTGAATAAATTGGAAAGTGTAAATAGAATTGGAGAAAATATAAAGAAATTTGTCAGGGAAAATATTCCTGATACTAAAATAGAAGTAAGAAAATATGTAAATGGTATTCCTACAAAATATCCTGTAGAAGTGAGAATACTTGGACCAGACCCATATGTTTTAAGAGAATTGTCAAAAAAGTCATGA
- the swrC_2 gene encoding Swarming motility protein SwrC translates to MNIMRTIPNAENIQTDWKNKVLIWSPVLSQNIERKNLISPLDVANSLNRATEGMTLGKYKEGTEIMPIVLREKSGGQQLEINNIGQTPVWGLGIKSLPLNRVIEKESLKWEDPEIWRRNRIRAIKVQCDISGGVTAESIRKAVEKEVNKLSLPDNYKIEWGGEYYEQNKNVAAVFSTLPLQGTIMFTICVFLFATLKDPLIIFAILPLSFIGIAPGLFLTGRSFGFMSIIGAISLSGMMIKNSIVLIDEIKYEINVDKKIPILPLLIQL, encoded by the coding sequence ATGAATATTATGAGAACTATTCCAAATGCTGAAAATATACAGACAGATTGGAAAAATAAAGTTTTAATCTGGTCACCTGTATTATCACAAAATATTGAAAGAAAAAATCTGATTTCTCCTTTAGATGTTGCCAATTCATTAAATAGAGCTACTGAAGGAATGACCCTTGGAAAATATAAAGAGGGAACTGAAATAATGCCGATAGTTCTAAGAGAAAAATCTGGAGGACAACAGCTTGAAATTAATAACATTGGTCAGACACCAGTATGGGGATTAGGAATAAAAAGTCTTCCTTTAAATAGAGTTATTGAAAAAGAAAGTTTAAAATGGGAAGACCCTGAAATCTGGAGAAGAAATAGAATAAGAGCCATAAAGGTTCAGTGTGATATTTCTGGTGGTGTTACTGCTGAGAGCATTAGAAAAGCAGTTGAAAAAGAGGTAAATAAATTATCTCTACCAGATAATTATAAAATTGAATGGGGTGGAGAATATTATGAGCAGAACAAAAACGTAGCTGCAGTATTTTCTACACTTCCACTACAAGGAACAATCATGTTCACAATATGTGTGTTTTTATTCGCAACTTTGAAAGATCCACTTATAATTTTTGCTATACTTCCTCTGTCATTTATAGGTATAGCACCTGGATTATTTCTCACAGGAAGATCTTTTGGATTCATGTCTATCATAGGAGCTATAAGCCTTAGTGGTATGATGATAAAAAACTCTATAGTGCTTATAGATGAAATAAAATATGAGATAAATGTAGATAAAAAGATCCCTATACTGCCATTATTGATTCAGCTATAA
- the asd_1 gene encoding Aspartate-semialdehyde dehydrogenase, translating to MRKYNVGILGATGAVGKEMLKVLEERNFPVENIRLFASSRSVGKKMLFKGKEYEIEEAKKGIYKGIDILLGAVENEQAKEFIPSAIENGAIVIDNSSAYRMADDVPLIVPEVNPEAVETHKGLIANPNCATIIGLVAVNELNKYSEVERMIVSTYQAVSGAGSGGISELDAEIKAIAEGKGFAMKIFPYQIAYNLIPQIGGFDEKGYSSEEMKFQNEGRKILNNPKLKVNCTCIRVPVYRSHSESITIEFKDRIDAEKAREILSKAEGVKLVDDPQNKKYPMPLDTSDQDLVYVGRIREDISNDEGKGLTLWCCGDQVRKGAATNAVQIAELLIKKEMI from the coding sequence ATGAGAAAATATAATGTAGGAATATTGGGAGCTACTGGAGCAGTAGGAAAAGAGATGTTAAAAGTATTAGAGGAAAGGAATTTTCCAGTAGAAAATATAAGGCTTTTTGCCAGCAGCAGAAGTGTTGGTAAAAAGATGCTTTTTAAAGGTAAAGAATATGAAATAGAGGAAGCTAAAAAAGGAATTTATAAAGGAATAGATATATTGTTAGGAGCAGTAGAAAATGAACAGGCTAAGGAATTTATTCCATCTGCAATAGAAAATGGTGCAATAGTAATAGATAACAGCAGTGCCTATAGAATGGCAGATGATGTACCACTTATAGTTCCAGAAGTAAATCCAGAGGCTGTAGAAACTCATAAAGGGCTCATTGCCAATCCAAATTGTGCAACTATAATAGGACTCGTAGCAGTAAATGAACTTAATAAATATTCTGAAGTAGAAAGAATGATAGTATCCACTTACCAAGCTGTATCTGGTGCTGGAAGTGGAGGTATAAGTGAATTGGACGCAGAAATAAAAGCTATAGCAGAGGGAAAGGGTTTTGCTATGAAAATATTCCCTTATCAAATAGCATATAATTTAATACCTCAGATAGGTGGATTTGATGAAAAAGGATACAGTTCAGAAGAAATGAAATTTCAGAATGAAGGAAGAAAAATATTGAATAATCCTAAGTTAAAAGTTAACTGTACATGTATTAGAGTTCCAGTGTACAGAAGTCATTCTGAATCTATAACTATTGAATTTAAAGATAGAATAGATGCAGAAAAAGCAAGAGAAATATTGAGTAAAGCAGAAGGGGTAAAATTAGTAGATGATCCTCAAAATAAAAAATATCCTATGCCTTTAGATACAAGTGATCAAGATTTAGTGTATGTTGGAAGAATAAGAGAAGATATAAGTAATGATGAAGGAAAAGGATTAACTCTTTGGTGTTGTGGAGATCAGGTGCGTAAAGGAGCAGCAACTAATGCAGTTCAAATTGCAGAACTGCTTATTAAAAAAGAAATGATATAG
- the thrA gene encoding Aspartokinase I/homoserine dehydrogenase I, producing MIKVAKFGGSSLADAEQFKKVKKIIENDENRRIVVVSAAGKRFKEDNKITDLLYLCYAHIKYSVSYESMFSIIEKRYLEIRDQLGLKCNLESEFRVIKSRMKKGMNRDYLVSRGEYLAGMLMAEYLGYEFIDAENVIFFDYNGKVDIEKTREAVEKAVERNPKGVIPGFYGTLPNGEIKLFSRGGSDITGAIVSDCIKAAVYENWTDVSGILMADPNIVKDPKRIEIITYSELRELSYMGANVLHTDAVAPAKKANIPINIRNTNAPENPGTIIVDENNELLKNAKNYFITGIAGKKDFSVISIYKDHMSGEIGAIRKVLEIFEKYKVSIEHIPTGIDTFSIVVATENINKYLYEIVADIKRECEPSEVKVIDNISLIATVGRNMADRPGMSGKLFAAIGHSGVNIRMISQGSDEINIIVGVENEDFEKAINVIYNNFVI from the coding sequence ATGATAAAAGTAGCAAAATTTGGAGGTTCATCACTGGCTGATGCCGAGCAATTTAAAAAAGTGAAAAAAATAATAGAAAATGATGAAAATAGAAGAATTGTAGTGGTTTCAGCTGCTGGAAAAAGATTTAAGGAAGATAATAAAATAACAGATTTATTATATCTCTGCTATGCTCATATAAAATATTCAGTTTCTTATGAAAGTATGTTTTCTATAATAGAAAAAAGATATTTAGAGATAAGAGATCAATTAGGGTTAAAATGCAATCTCGAGAGTGAATTCAGAGTAATAAAAAGTAGAATGAAAAAAGGTATGAACAGGGATTATTTAGTGAGTAGGGGAGAATATCTTGCTGGAATGTTAATGGCAGAATATTTAGGATATGAATTCATAGATGCTGAAAATGTAATATTTTTTGATTATAACGGTAAAGTAGATATTGAAAAAACAAGAGAAGCAGTTGAAAAAGCAGTAGAAAGAAATCCCAAAGGAGTTATTCCTGGATTTTATGGAACATTGCCAAATGGAGAGATTAAACTTTTTTCCAGAGGAGGTTCAGATATAACAGGAGCAATAGTTTCAGATTGTATAAAAGCTGCTGTTTATGAAAACTGGACTGATGTATCTGGAATATTAATGGCAGATCCAAACATAGTTAAAGACCCTAAGAGGATAGAAATAATAACATACAGTGAATTGAGAGAGCTTTCATATATGGGAGCTAATGTGCTTCATACTGATGCAGTAGCACCAGCAAAAAAAGCTAATATTCCTATCAACATAAGAAATACAAATGCTCCAGAAAATCCTGGAACTATAATAGTTGATGAAAATAATGAGCTGTTGAAAAATGCTAAAAATTATTTTATAACTGGAATAGCAGGAAAAAAAGATTTCTCTGTCATATCAATATATAAAGATCATATGTCAGGGGAGATAGGGGCTATAAGAAAGGTTTTGGAAATATTTGAAAAATATAAAGTGAGTATAGAACACATTCCTACTGGAATAGATACTTTTTCTATAGTAGTAGCTACTGAAAATATAAATAAATATCTTTATGAAATAGTAGCAGATATTAAAAGAGAATGTGAGCCTTCAGAAGTAAAGGTGATAGATAATATAAGCCTCATAGCTACTGTAGGACGTAATATGGCTGACAGACCTGGAATGTCTGGAAAGCTTTTTGCTGCCATAGGACATAGTGGAGTAAATATAAGAATGATATCTCAGGGATCAGATGAAATAAATATTATAGTTGGTGTTGAAAATGAAGATTTTGAAAAAGCCATAAATGTAATATATAATAATTTTGTTATTTAA
- the hom gene encoding Homoserine dehydrogenase, translated as MDIITTDAEEILNDKDIDLVVEVMGGIHPAYEYIMKSLKSKKSVVTANKAVVAAYLKEFTKTAYENGVSFEYEASVCGGIPWIKSLEKAKRIDEINEVYGIFNGTSNFILDNMAKKGYEFQEILKMAQEKGYAESDPSADIDGIDIMRKLLITSSLAFECEIPEKEIDVFGIRNIQKGDIEYFNSIDCTVKLIAKGKKSENRYCASVEPVLFKNDRIEAAVPQNFNIGTICGKTIGELKFYGQGAGKLPTGNAIVQDIIDIMEAKGNLIERKFEKNLIKDSSLISGKYYIRINDKEFEKDNSNIIEKKLEYSGNTIYITKEIDCRTMKQAAEKYLKKDIFYARFEN; from the coding sequence ATGGATATAATAACTACAGATGCAGAAGAAATATTGAATGATAAAGATATTGATCTGGTAGTTGAAGTAATGGGAGGAATACATCCTGCATATGAGTATATAATGAAATCATTAAAAAGTAAAAAAAGTGTAGTAACTGCAAACAAAGCAGTGGTAGCTGCATATTTAAAGGAGTTTACCAAAACAGCTTATGAAAATGGAGTGTCATTTGAATATGAAGCAAGTGTATGTGGTGGAATTCCATGGATAAAATCTTTAGAAAAAGCAAAAAGAATTGATGAAATAAATGAAGTGTATGGAATATTCAATGGAACAAGTAATTTTATACTGGATAATATGGCTAAGAAAGGTTATGAATTTCAGGAAATATTAAAAATGGCACAGGAAAAAGGATATGCAGAGAGTGATCCATCAGCTGATATAGATGGAATAGATATAATGAGGAAATTATTGATAACTTCTAGCCTAGCTTTTGAATGTGAAATACCAGAAAAAGAAATAGATGTTTTTGGAATAAGAAATATACAAAAAGGAGATATAGAATATTTTAACAGTATTGATTGCACAGTAAAACTTATTGCAAAAGGAAAAAAATCAGAAAATAGATATTGTGCTTCTGTAGAGCCAGTACTTTTTAAAAATGACAGAATAGAAGCAGCAGTACCTCAAAATTTTAATATAGGAACTATTTGTGGAAAAACTATAGGAGAATTAAAATTTTATGGACAGGGAGCAGGTAAACTGCCAACTGGAAATGCAATAGTACAGGATATAATTGATATTATGGAAGCTAAAGGAAATTTAATTGAAAGAAAATTTGAGAAAAATTTAATAAAAGACAGTTCCCTAATATCAGGAAAATATTATATAAGAATCAATGATAAAGAATTTGAAAAAGATAATTCTAATATTATTGAAAAAAAATTAGAATACTCAGGAAATACTATCTATATAACTAAAGAAATAGATTGCAGGACTATGAAACAAGCAGCAGAAAAATATCTAAAAAAAGATATATTTTATGCTAGATTTGAGAACTAG